A segment of the Syntrophales bacterium genome:
TCCAGGCCCACCTTCAGAAGCAGGTTGTAGGATGTTTCCACTATGTCCTTCTCCTCGGCAACCGTGGCCGGTCCCCGGAATATAGCGCCCAGTATACCCGACCTGGTTCGACAGTGGCGGGCCACCATGACGTTTTCCAGGACGGTCATCTTTTGAAACAGGCGTATGTTCTGAAAAGTACGAGCCAGTCCCCGTTCGGTGATGATGTTGGGTTTGAGCCCGTTGAGCTTAACCGGCTCTTTCCCGGGGGGGATAGCGGTCATCACTCCGCCCGTGGGACGGTACATGCCGGTGATACAGTTGAAAAAAGTGGTCTTTCCCGCTCCGTTGGGGCCGATCAGCGCGACAATCTCGCCCTTTCGAACCTGGATGTCGATGGTATCGAGCGCGCGCAGTCCCCCAAAATCCATGGTGAGGTTTTTCACGTCGAGAACAGGGTCGGCCGCGTTCACTCAGCAACCTCCACGGGCTCCCGGTCCTTGAATTCATAGCGCTTCCTGACGCCGCTGATTA
Coding sequences within it:
- a CDS encoding ABC transporter ATP-binding protein; amino-acid sequence: MDFGGLRALDTIDIQVRKGEIVALIGPNGAGKTTFFNCITGMYRPTGGVMTAIPPGKEPVKLNGLKPNIITERGLARTFQNIRLFQKMTVLENVMVARHCRTRSGILGAIFRGPATVAEEKDIVETSYNLLLKVGLESFVNELANELPYGAQRRLEIARALATEPFLLLLDEPAAGMNIRETMELDRLIAKICEEEELSILLIEHDMKLVMNISSRIYVMDYGKMIVQGTPGEVTRNPTVIKAYLGGEFDA